In Zea mays cultivar B73 chromosome 7, Zm-B73-REFERENCE-NAM-5.0, whole genome shotgun sequence, the following proteins share a genomic window:
- the LOC100274138 gene encoding Probable histone H2A.1 has protein sequence MAGRGKAIGAGAAKKATSRSSKAGLQFPVGRIARFLKAGKYAERVGAGAPVYLAAVLEYLAAEVLELAGNAARDNKKTRIVPRHIQLAVRNDEELTKLLGGATIASGGVMPNIHQHLLPKKAASSKASVDDDDN, from the exons ATGGCGGGCCGTGGCAAGGCTATCGGCGCTGGCGCCGCGAAGAAGGCAACGTCGAGGAGCTCCAAGGCCGGACTCCAGTTCCCCGTCGGCAGGATTGCTAGGTTCCTCAAGGCGGGCAAGTACGCTGAGCGCGTCGGCGCCGGCGCCCCCGTGTACCTCGCCGCCGTCCTCGAGTACCTCGCGGCTGAG GTTCTCGAACTTGCCGGGAACGCCGCGAGGGACAACAAGAAGACCCGCATTGTGCCGCGCCACATCCAGCTTGCTGTGCGCAACGACGAGGAGCTGACCAAACTGTTGGGTGGTGCCACCATCGCGAGCGGAGGTGTTATGCCTAACATCCATCAGCATCTGCTCCCCAAGAAGGCTGCCTCCTCCAAGGCCAGTGTCGACGACGACGACAACTGA
- the LOC100193816 gene encoding Probable histone H2A.2-like, whose amino-acid sequence MAGRGKAIGSGAAKKAMSRSSKAGLQFPVGRIARFLKAGKYAERVGAGAPVYLAAVLEYLAAEVLELAGNAARDNKKTRIVPRHIQLAVRNDEELSRLLGTVTIASGGVMPNIHNLLLPKKSGGGSAKAAAGDED is encoded by the exons ATGGCCGGGAGAGGGAAGGCGATCGGCTCAGGGGCCGCCAAGAAGGCCATGTCCAGGAGCTCCAAGGCCGGGCTCCAGTTCCCAGTGGGAAGGATCGCCAGGTTCCTCAAGGCCGGCAAGTACGCCGAGAGGGTCGGCGCCGGCGCCCCCGTCTACCTCGCTGCCGTGCTCGAGTATCTTGCTGCTGAG GTTCTCGAGCTTGCCGGGAACGCGGCTCGGGACAACAAGAAGACCCGCATCGTCCCGCGCCACATCCAGCTCGCCGTCCGCAACGACGAGGAGCTCTCCCGCTTGCTGGGCACGGTGACCATCGCCAGCGGTGGTGTCATGCCCAACATCCATAACCTGCTGTTGCCCAAGAAGTCTGGCGGCGGCAGTGCCAAGGCTGCGGCTGGTGATGAGGACTAG